Proteins co-encoded in one Caldisericota bacterium genomic window:
- a CDS encoding MTH1187 family thiamine-binding protein encodes MAMIEFSVVPIGTKSASVSQYVAQAINIVKKYEGQIKYELTPMGTIIEGDLDLGMEIVMKVHKALFSDEVKRVVTNIKIDDRRDKDLTLAGKVKSVMEKVK; translated from the coding sequence ATGGCAATGATAGAGTTTAGTGTAGTCCCAATTGGAACAAAATCGGCTTCTGTGAGCCAATATGTGGCTCAAGCGATTAATATTGTGAAAAAATATGAAGGACAAATTAAATATGAATTAACTCCTATGGGAACAATTATTGAAGGTGATTTGGATTTAGGAATGGAAATTGTTATGAAAGTTCATAAAGCTTTATTTTCAGATGAAGTAAAAAGAGTTGTAACAAATATTAAAATTGATGATAGGAGAGATAAAGATTTAACATTGGCAGGAAAAGTGAAATCTGTGATGGAAAAAGTCAAATAA
- a CDS encoding class I SAM-dependent methyltransferase — protein sequence MPKITPFENYFNEYEEWFDKNKFVYLSELKAVKHFIPKNRTGIEIGAGSGKFSEPLGIQYGVEPSDKMAEIAKKRGITIYKGVAENIPVEDARFDFALMVTAVCFVDDVEKSFKEIYRILKKNGTIIVAFVDKHSPIGQIYLKHKHENKFYKEATFFSTDEILSYLKNAKFGNFEIVQTVFGQLNDIKKVQSFRKGYGTGSFVVISAAKL from the coding sequence ATGCCAAAAATAACTCCTTTTGAAAATTACTTCAATGAATACGAGGAATGGTTTGATAAAAACAAGTTTGTCTATTTAAGTGAACTCAAAGCTGTAAAACATTTTATACCCAAAAACCGGACAGGTATTGAAATTGGAGCGGGAAGTGGAAAATTTTCTGAACCATTAGGCATACAATATGGAGTTGAACCTTCTGATAAAATGGCAGAGATCGCTAAAAAGAGGGGTATTACAATTTATAAAGGTGTAGCAGAAAATATTCCTGTTGAGGATGCTCGTTTTGATTTTGCCTTAATGGTGACAGCTGTTTGTTTTGTGGATGATGTAGAAAAATCTTTCAAAGAAATTTATCGCATTTTGAAAAAAAACGGGACTATTATTGTTGCTTTTGTTGATAAACATAGTCCCATAGGTCAGATTTATTTAAAACATAAACATGAAAATAAATTTTATAAAGAGGCTACTTTCTTTTCGACAGATGAAATTTTATCCTATTTGAAGAACGCAAAGTTTGGAAACTTTGAGATTGTCCAAACTGTATTTGGGCAATTAAATGATATTAAAAAAGTCCAGTCTTTTCGTAAAGGGTATGGAACTGGCAGTTTTGTTGTGATTAGTGCTGCAAAACTATAG